The Nitrospirales bacterium genome includes a window with the following:
- a CDS encoding DUF503 domain-containing protein has translation MIIGLCTVELYFPDSHSLKAKRQILSSLKTRLRAKFNISIAEVDEQDLWQKSILGIACVANESGQVHHVLDLVLNMIQSNPSLELCRSRIELL, from the coding sequence ATGATTATCGGACTATGCACGGTAGAGTTATACTTCCCTGACAGTCATTCTTTAAAGGCCAAGCGGCAGATTCTTTCCAGCTTGAAAACCCGACTTCGCGCGAAGTTTAATATCTCGATAGCTGAAGTCGACGAACAGGATTTGTGGCAAAAGTCAATTCTCGGCATTGCTTGTGTGGCGAACGAATCCGGGCAGGTACATCACGTGTTAGACTTGGTTTTGAACATGATTCAATCCAATCCATCCCTGGAATTGTGTCGGTCTCGCATTGAGCTATTATAA
- the rbfA gene encoding 30S ribosome-binding factor RbfA, with protein MSKSSYKRAERVADQIRMEVADILARKAKDPRIGFVTVTDVDLSPDLRVARIYVSSLREGESEELALQGLSKAVGFVRGELGRRLELRYTPELIFCQDGSYRYGRRIDQLLDSLHLEEDSKD; from the coding sequence ATGTCCAAGTCAAGTTACAAACGGGCAGAGCGGGTTGCCGATCAAATACGAATGGAAGTTGCTGATATTCTCGCACGCAAGGCCAAGGACCCTCGTATTGGTTTTGTCACCGTGACCGATGTCGACCTGAGCCCGGACTTGCGGGTGGCGCGTATTTACGTAAGCTCTTTGCGTGAAGGAGAATCGGAGGAATTGGCCTTACAAGGACTCTCAAAGGCTGTGGGGTTTGTTCGGGGTGAGCTAGGACGACGGCTTGAATTACGGTACACCCCAGAGCTCATTTTCTGTCAAGATGGCAGTTATCGGTACGGTCGGCGAATCGATCAATTATTAGACTCCCTTCACCTTGAGGAAGATTCCAAGGACTGA
- the truB gene encoding tRNA pseudouridine(55) synthase TruB, which yields MVAVHPSPNPSSSAGARLHGVLNVRKPAGWTSHDVVLRLRRVLGIQKIGHAGTLDPAAIGVLPILLGKGTKVANHLLEWSKEYAAVLRLGESTDTQDATGLVLRQASLETVTEDAIRSAVKEFQGEIQQIPPMYSAVKMNGEPLYKAARRGETVTRKSRSVMIYQIEVMDIRGSDVDFVVHCSKGTYIRTLCADIGDRLNVGGHLCWLERRRVGSLHIDDALDIERVTKESWPFFAERSFLTIDEALSFLPAVDIKDRHVPRVMNGASVAWQEVSASLHDDQRAELRDGQAVRVRSPSGKLLAVGRLHGPGSSVRGGESGHVSMETLCVEQ from the coding sequence ATGGTCGCCGTTCATCCGAGCCCGAATCCATCAAGCTCTGCCGGAGCTCGTCTCCATGGGGTATTGAATGTTCGAAAGCCTGCGGGCTGGACCTCTCACGATGTCGTGTTGCGACTGCGCCGGGTTTTGGGCATCCAAAAGATTGGTCATGCCGGAACGCTGGATCCGGCAGCTATTGGCGTGCTCCCTATCTTGCTCGGCAAAGGCACGAAGGTTGCCAATCATCTCTTGGAGTGGTCCAAAGAATATGCAGCTGTTCTCCGGCTCGGGGAATCAACGGATACCCAGGATGCGACAGGTCTTGTGCTTCGTCAAGCTTCCCTAGAGACGGTGACCGAAGATGCCATTCGGTCGGCTGTCAAGGAGTTCCAAGGAGAGATCCAGCAGATTCCTCCGATGTATTCGGCTGTTAAGATGAATGGAGAGCCATTGTACAAGGCTGCTCGCCGTGGAGAAACCGTGACCAGAAAATCTCGGTCTGTCATGATTTATCAGATAGAAGTCATGGATATTCGGGGAAGCGATGTCGACTTCGTCGTGCATTGTTCCAAGGGGACGTATATCCGGACGTTGTGTGCGGACATTGGGGACCGTCTAAACGTTGGTGGCCATCTCTGTTGGTTGGAACGACGTCGGGTGGGCTCTCTTCATATTGACGATGCGCTCGATATCGAGCGAGTCACGAAAGAGTCGTGGCCCTTCTTTGCTGAGAGGTCGTTCTTGACGATTGACGAGGCTCTGTCTTTCCTGCCAGCTGTCGACATCAAAGACCGGCATGTTCCGAGAGTCATGAATGGGGCATCAGTTGCGTGGCAAGAGGTTTCGGCCAGCCTGCACGATGATCAGAGAGCGGAGCTTCGAGATGGTCAGGCTGTTCGCGTACGAAGCCCCAGTGGAAAATTGTTGGCGGTCGGCAGACTGCATGGTCCAGGCTCCTCTGTTCGGGGAGGAGAAAGCGGTCATGTCAGTATGGAGACCCTGTGCGTTGAGCAATAA
- the rpsO gene encoding 30S ribosomal protein S15 — protein sequence MAFTKEAKTAVMGQYRQHETDTGSSEVQIAVLTNRISELTEHFKQHKKDHHSRRGLLKMVSRRRRLLDYLRRVNREKYQTLLASLGLRK from the coding sequence ATGGCGTTTACTAAGGAAGCGAAGACGGCAGTGATGGGTCAATACCGGCAACATGAGACGGATACCGGGTCGTCGGAGGTGCAGATCGCGGTATTAACAAACCGCATTTCTGAGCTGACGGAACATTTCAAACAACATAAGAAAGATCATCACTCTCGACGAGGTTTATTGAAAATGGTGAGTCGCCGCCGTCGTCTGTTGGATTACTTGCGACGAGTGAATAGGGAAAAGTATCAGACGCTATTAGCGTCGTTGGGTCTACGTAAATAA
- the pnp gene encoding polyribonucleotide nucleotidyltransferase, producing the protein MMHAVEIEVGGQTLRLETGKMAKQADGAVLATYADTVVLATAVSAKTLKPQTDFLPLTVNYQEKTYAAGKIPGGYFRREGAPSEKEVLTSRLIDRPIRPLFPEGYYYETQVIASVLSIDHTLSSDVLAMTASSAALAISDIPFGGPLAGVKIGRANGELVVNPDLKTMEESDLNLVVAGTADAVMMVEAGAHGLSETTMIAAIELAHAEIKKIVAKIVELQQLVGREKRPFEVAPVDAQLEVEVRGLVAEPIRKAIFIPNKAERQAQLDQIRDDAVLKLAEEDEDRTEQVKRIYHDLEYSEVRQMILDGKIRADGRGPADIRPITCEVSVLPRTHGSSLFTRGETQSLAVVTLGTKEDEQRIDALEGEYFRTFMLHYNFPPFCVGEARPLRSPGRREVGHGKLAERALSSILPTQEEFPYTIRIVSDILESNGSSSMATVCGGTLALMDAGVPIKDPVAGIAMGLILEQGRSVILSDILGLEDHLGDMDFKVTGTKQGVTALQMDIKISGITPDLMREALEQARLGRLHILEKMDEALSTPRESLAPYAPRIFNLQVKQDRIRDVIGPGGKTIRGIIAECGVKVNVDDSGLVTIAAVDGESAAKAKEMINRLVEEVEPGKLYLGTVRKIVDFGAFVEILPNVDGLVHISQLAHHRVQAVSDEISEGEKILVKVLEIDRQGKIRLSRKEAMSETEAPEAQSNAG; encoded by the coding sequence ATGATGCATGCCGTAGAAATTGAAGTTGGTGGGCAAACCCTTCGATTAGAAACAGGAAAGATGGCCAAGCAAGCTGATGGGGCCGTCTTGGCTACCTACGCGGATACCGTGGTGTTGGCGACGGCTGTGTCAGCCAAAACTCTCAAGCCGCAGACCGACTTTCTGCCCTTGACCGTGAACTATCAAGAGAAGACGTACGCGGCCGGGAAAATTCCGGGGGGATATTTCAGAAGAGAGGGGGCTCCGAGTGAAAAAGAAGTCCTGACGAGCCGGTTGATTGATCGCCCGATACGACCCCTGTTTCCTGAAGGTTATTATTATGAAACGCAGGTGATCGCTTCAGTCCTTTCAATTGACCATACGCTTTCCTCCGATGTTCTCGCGATGACCGCTTCTTCTGCCGCGTTGGCGATTTCTGATATTCCTTTTGGCGGACCGTTGGCGGGAGTGAAGATTGGCCGAGCAAATGGCGAGTTGGTGGTGAACCCGGACCTCAAGACCATGGAAGAAAGTGACTTAAACTTAGTGGTCGCGGGGACAGCTGATGCGGTGATGATGGTTGAGGCAGGAGCTCACGGTTTATCTGAAACGACCATGATCGCCGCTATTGAACTGGCGCATGCTGAAATCAAGAAAATCGTCGCGAAAATCGTCGAATTGCAACAACTTGTGGGTCGTGAAAAACGTCCATTTGAAGTGGCTCCTGTTGACGCTCAATTAGAGGTGGAAGTCCGTGGTTTAGTCGCAGAGCCTATTCGTAAGGCGATATTCATTCCGAACAAAGCCGAGCGCCAGGCCCAGCTCGATCAAATACGTGATGATGCCGTTTTAAAACTTGCCGAAGAGGACGAGGATCGGACGGAGCAGGTCAAACGTATCTATCACGACCTGGAATATTCCGAAGTGCGACAGATGATCTTGGATGGAAAGATCAGGGCTGATGGACGGGGCCCTGCCGACATTCGGCCGATCACCTGCGAAGTAAGTGTGCTGCCAAGAACTCATGGTTCATCATTATTTACCAGGGGTGAGACGCAAAGTCTCGCTGTCGTGACTCTGGGAACGAAAGAAGATGAACAACGAATTGATGCTCTTGAAGGGGAATATTTCCGAACGTTTATGCTGCATTACAATTTCCCACCTTTTTGTGTTGGAGAGGCTCGTCCGCTTCGTTCGCCCGGAAGGCGTGAGGTGGGACATGGCAAACTTGCCGAACGGGCCTTGTCCTCTATTCTTCCCACGCAAGAAGAGTTTCCCTACACGATCCGTATTGTGTCAGATATCCTGGAATCAAATGGCTCATCATCCATGGCGACGGTCTGTGGCGGGACTTTGGCTCTGATGGATGCTGGAGTACCGATCAAAGATCCGGTTGCAGGTATTGCGATGGGGTTAATTCTTGAGCAGGGCCGATCCGTCATTCTGTCCGACATTCTTGGGCTTGAGGACCATTTGGGAGATATGGATTTTAAGGTGACCGGAACGAAGCAAGGAGTGACGGCTCTTCAAATGGATATCAAGATCTCAGGGATCACTCCTGACCTCATGCGGGAGGCCTTAGAGCAAGCCCGTCTGGGACGTCTGCACATCCTGGAAAAGATGGATGAAGCCTTGTCAACTCCGCGAGAATCCCTGGCGCCCTATGCCCCCAGAATCTTTAATCTTCAAGTGAAACAGGATCGGATTCGAGATGTGATCGGTCCTGGTGGTAAGACGATCCGCGGTATTATCGCGGAATGCGGGGTAAAGGTGAATGTCGATGATTCTGGACTCGTGACGATTGCGGCGGTGGATGGAGAGTCGGCGGCAAAAGCCAAGGAGATGATCAATCGCCTGGTCGAAGAAGTTGAACCCGGGAAATTATACCTGGGCACAGTACGGAAAATCGTAGATTTTGGTGCATTCGTCGAAATTCTTCCGAATGTTGATGGATTGGTGCATATTTCTCAGTTAGCCCACCATCGTGTGCAAGCGGTCTCAGATGAAATTTCTGAGGGCGAAAAAATCCTGGTCAAGGTCTTGGAAATTGATCGACAGGGGAAAATTCGTTTAAGTCGAAAAGAGGCCATGAGCGAAACTGAGGCTCCTGAGGCACAGTCAAACGCGGGTTAA
- a CDS encoding insulinase family protein, producing the protein MFKKVVLDNGVRVVLERMSSLKSIAIGIWTNVGSRDESISESGYSHFIEHMMFKGTKRRSASQISNEIDVLGGEMNAFTTHEATAFYVKVLDQHVGHALDLLADLFHQSRFSSTEIQKEKQVILEEIRMVKDDPEDLVHELHAKDVLGTHPLGRPILGDPDTMTKLRRKDLLRYLRSKYHPEKTVVSIAGNFKLEELLGQVNEHFGSWVHETVSSAGQEVDPWPVNHTPETRVYRKKLEQVHLCLGLKGLPVGHPDRYTANVLNTILGGGVSSRLFQQLREKRGLAYTIYSHLSSFSDGGLLTIYAATRSDATEQVISLIGKEIKKLSRRGVTKTELERTKTQLTGNLMLGLEGTYGRMNKLAKNELYQGRYVSLQEMIREIEDISLADIYDVSKQLLDLEGLVVTALGPVPKEHSLHDVQ; encoded by the coding sequence GTGTTTAAAAAAGTTGTTCTCGACAACGGCGTGCGTGTCGTCCTTGAGCGTATGTCTTCCTTGAAGTCTATCGCGATAGGGATCTGGACGAATGTCGGCAGTCGTGATGAGTCGATCAGCGAGTCAGGGTATTCCCATTTCATCGAACATATGATGTTCAAGGGAACCAAGCGGCGATCCGCATCTCAGATTTCCAATGAAATTGACGTGCTTGGTGGGGAAATGAATGCCTTTACGACTCATGAGGCGACAGCCTTTTACGTCAAAGTGCTGGACCAGCATGTTGGACATGCCCTCGACCTGCTAGCCGATCTCTTCCATCAGTCTCGTTTTAGTTCGACGGAAATTCAAAAAGAAAAGCAGGTCATACTCGAAGAAATTCGCATGGTAAAAGACGACCCGGAAGACCTTGTTCACGAACTTCATGCCAAGGACGTGTTGGGGACTCATCCGCTGGGTCGGCCTATTCTCGGTGACCCCGATACGATGACGAAATTGCGACGGAAGGATCTTCTGCGGTACTTGAGGAGCAAGTACCACCCAGAGAAAACCGTCGTCTCAATCGCAGGTAATTTCAAATTGGAGGAATTGTTGGGCCAGGTCAATGAGCATTTTGGCTCATGGGTACACGAAACAGTATCGTCCGCGGGCCAAGAGGTGGACCCTTGGCCTGTCAATCACACACCTGAAACGCGTGTGTATAGAAAAAAACTTGAACAAGTTCATTTGTGCTTGGGGTTGAAGGGATTGCCAGTCGGACATCCAGATCGTTATACCGCCAATGTCTTGAATACCATACTGGGAGGGGGCGTCAGTTCCCGGTTATTTCAGCAATTACGTGAGAAACGGGGGCTGGCGTACACGATTTACTCTCACCTCTCGAGCTTTTCAGACGGTGGATTATTGACGATCTATGCGGCTACACGATCCGACGCCACAGAACAGGTCATTTCTTTAATCGGTAAAGAAATCAAAAAGTTATCCCGACGAGGCGTGACGAAAACCGAATTAGAGCGTACGAAAACCCAGCTCACAGGAAATTTGATGCTCGGATTAGAGGGCACATATGGTAGAATGAACAAGCTTGCAAAAAATGAATTGTATCAAGGGCGCTATGTCTCTCTCCAAGAAATGATTCGTGAAATAGAAGATATTTCCTTGGCCGATATTTATGATGTTTCGAAACAACTTCTTGATTTAGAAGGACTTGTCGTAACTGCACTAGGTCCTGTACCTAAAGAACATTCGTTGCATGATGTACAGTAA
- the mutS gene encoding DNA mismatch repair protein MutS — MSEADHTPLMRQYREIKAKNQEAILFFRVGDFYEMFCEDAEEASQLLDIVLTSRGKNKDIPIPLCGVPYHAATGYIAKLLKAGRTVALCEQVEDPKTAKGLVRREVVRLYTPGTLFDSELLPSNESNFLAAISGSPSHASSHSNHEMAWGLATLEMSTGEFWIIEFPPSDQHESLIDELGRLEPRELIHPSSDSSELQKILKHFPDCRLVPQKDNSFDLHDNQHLLSNHFHVKSTTDLGISTLTRGIEAAGGLLRYIQTTQPNISHDHIQKPRLRSSQHEMTLDTVTIRNLELVHSFTGKQDGPTLYKTLNATITAMGGRLLKQWILRPLVDLTDIHARLEIVQEFVTHLRLRGDIRQTLRHIQDFERLNSRITLGVASPRDVLGLHRSLEVLPMLHELMNSMHSSLAAALQAKWDTLEDIKTLIHQTMDTEVTPSSNCEGVIRDGYNQELDELRKVSKDGLRWIAELETREKNRTGIESLKVKYNRVFGYYIEVTKTHLAKIPQDYARKQTLVNAERFTTEELTHLEDRITGADQKIRSLESSLFEELKRHIAGENKRIQHMAQTIAQLDVFAGLAECAALNRYVRPNINEGGTIEINEGRHPVIEHARPDRFIPNDTQMDLDQNRLLLITGPNMAGKSTYLRQVALIVMMAQMGSFVPATSAKIGLVDRVFTRIGAADDLASGQSTFMVEMAETSRILSSATPRSLILLDEVGRGTSTYDGLSLAWAIAEYILDRRRLGARTLFATHYHEMTQLEEAREGLKNYTVSIKEKDQEVLFLRKIIRGKADRSYGIHVAKLAGLPDTIIQRAISILFQLETESSATPSVTTEEQTLIPDSPPSHVILEEVKQMDLFGMTPLEALNRLADIKRRLETQEKP; from the coding sequence ATGAGTGAAGCAGACCACACGCCATTAATGCGGCAATATCGAGAGATCAAGGCCAAGAATCAAGAAGCCATCTTGTTCTTCCGTGTCGGGGATTTTTATGAAATGTTTTGTGAGGATGCGGAAGAAGCCTCACAACTCTTGGATATCGTCCTGACCTCTCGCGGGAAAAACAAGGACATTCCGATCCCTTTGTGCGGAGTCCCTTATCATGCGGCTACCGGGTATATCGCCAAACTCCTGAAAGCGGGAAGAACCGTCGCACTCTGCGAGCAAGTCGAAGATCCCAAGACAGCGAAAGGTCTTGTCCGCCGGGAAGTCGTTCGACTCTACACGCCAGGAACCTTGTTTGACAGTGAGCTTCTCCCCTCAAACGAGTCGAATTTCCTCGCGGCGATCTCCGGCTCGCCTTCGCATGCATCCTCCCATTCAAATCACGAAATGGCCTGGGGCCTGGCAACACTTGAAATGTCAACGGGAGAGTTTTGGATCATCGAGTTTCCGCCCTCGGATCAACATGAATCGTTGATCGACGAATTGGGCCGCCTCGAACCTCGGGAGCTCATTCATCCATCATCCGATTCGTCAGAGTTGCAGAAGATTCTGAAACACTTTCCGGACTGCAGGCTGGTCCCTCAAAAAGACAACTCCTTCGATCTCCATGACAATCAGCATCTGCTCTCGAACCATTTTCATGTCAAGAGCACCACAGACCTTGGCATTTCCACGCTGACCAGAGGTATCGAGGCGGCCGGAGGATTGCTCCGGTACATTCAAACCACTCAACCGAATATCAGCCATGACCACATCCAAAAGCCTCGGCTTCGATCTTCACAGCACGAGATGACCTTGGATACCGTCACGATCAGAAACCTGGAACTCGTCCACTCTTTCACCGGAAAACAAGACGGCCCCACTTTGTATAAAACCCTCAATGCCACCATTACTGCTATGGGCGGACGACTCCTCAAGCAATGGATCTTACGTCCACTAGTTGATCTGACGGACATTCACGCACGGCTGGAGATCGTCCAGGAATTCGTGACTCATCTGCGCCTTCGAGGTGATATTCGGCAAACCTTGCGTCACATTCAGGACTTCGAAAGGCTCAATAGCCGGATTACGCTTGGAGTGGCCAGCCCTCGCGATGTGTTAGGGCTTCACCGATCGCTGGAAGTTCTACCCATGCTTCACGAACTCATGAACTCGATGCACAGTTCGTTAGCTGCCGCCCTTCAAGCGAAATGGGATACGTTAGAAGACATCAAAACACTCATTCATCAGACCATGGACACCGAAGTCACGCCATCATCCAACTGCGAGGGTGTTATCCGAGATGGCTATAATCAAGAATTGGACGAGCTTAGAAAAGTTTCCAAAGACGGTCTTCGGTGGATTGCCGAACTTGAGACGCGTGAAAAAAATAGGACAGGGATTGAGTCACTGAAGGTCAAGTATAACCGTGTCTTCGGATACTATATCGAAGTCACAAAAACACATTTGGCCAAGATTCCACAGGACTACGCACGTAAACAAACACTCGTCAATGCCGAGCGCTTTACCACGGAAGAACTCACGCATCTCGAAGACCGTATCACCGGAGCCGACCAGAAAATCAGAAGTCTGGAATCATCACTGTTTGAGGAGCTTAAGCGTCATATTGCTGGAGAGAACAAGCGTATACAGCATATGGCGCAGACGATCGCACAGCTTGATGTCTTCGCTGGATTAGCCGAATGTGCAGCGTTGAACCGCTATGTCAGACCGAATATCAATGAGGGTGGAACGATTGAGATCAATGAAGGTCGACATCCAGTCATTGAACACGCTCGACCTGACAGATTTATTCCCAATGACACTCAGATGGACCTTGATCAGAACCGGCTCCTTCTCATCACTGGTCCCAACATGGCAGGAAAAAGTACCTACCTGCGGCAGGTCGCCCTCATCGTCATGATGGCTCAGATGGGAAGTTTTGTACCCGCAACGTCCGCCAAAATCGGACTCGTCGATAGAGTATTCACACGGATCGGAGCAGCTGATGATTTGGCATCCGGGCAAAGCACCTTTATGGTGGAAATGGCTGAAACTTCTCGAATTCTTTCGTCAGCAACTCCTCGCAGCCTGATCTTACTCGATGAAGTCGGCAGGGGCACGAGTACGTATGATGGATTAAGCCTTGCCTGGGCCATAGCCGAATACATATTGGATCGTCGTCGTCTGGGAGCAAGAACGTTATTCGCCACTCATTATCATGAAATGACGCAATTGGAGGAAGCTCGAGAAGGTCTTAAAAATTACACGGTTTCAATTAAAGAAAAAGATCAAGAGGTCTTATTTTTACGAAAAATTATCAGAGGAAAGGCTGACAGAAGTTACGGAATCCATGTAGCAAAGTTGGCAGGCCTTCCAGATACTATTATACAAAGAGCAATAAGTATCCTTTTTCAACTTGAGACAGAATCATCAGCCACGCCATCGGTAACGACAGAAGAACAAACGCTCATACCAGATTCTCCTCCATCCCACGTTATTCTCGAAGAAGTGAAGCAAATGGATTTATTCGGCATGACCCCGCTTGAAGCTCTTAATCGATTAGCCGACATCAAACGTCGGCTTGAGACCCAAGAAAAACCATAA
- the tsaE gene encoding tRNA (adenosine(37)-N6)-threonylcarbamoyltransferase complex ATPase subunit type 1 TsaE produces MSTLAHEQTGDEWTITLASVTATEQFGHAVGSHCTGGEIIALRGDLGAGKTVMVRSLAAAVGIDSTLVTSPTFTLIHEYEGRLRVIHADLYRIDTPQELAQIGLHEYFSPSSLTLIEWAERMGDTLPPDYLEIELEHRQPTERKATIRATGLRSRDLARKALEQWTSNW; encoded by the coding sequence ATGTCGACACTTGCCCATGAACAGACGGGAGATGAATGGACCATAACCCTGGCGTCGGTCACAGCTACCGAACAATTTGGGCATGCGGTAGGATCTCACTGTACCGGAGGAGAGATCATTGCTTTACGAGGAGACCTGGGTGCAGGAAAAACCGTCATGGTTAGAAGCCTGGCAGCCGCCGTCGGCATTGACTCCACCCTTGTGACGAGTCCCACCTTCACGCTCATTCATGAATACGAAGGTCGACTGAGGGTTATCCATGCAGACCTTTATCGAATCGATACCCCCCAGGAGCTCGCACAAATTGGGTTACATGAATACTTCTCTCCTTCCTCGCTGACTCTGATTGAATGGGCAGAGCGGATGGGAGACACCCTCCCGCCTGATTACCTTGAAATCGAACTCGAACACCGACAGCCGACAGAACGAAAGGCTACGATAAGAGCCACAGGTCTGCGAAGTCGCGATCTTGCTCGCAAAGCTCTCGAACAATGGACTTCGAACTGGTAA
- a CDS encoding NAD(P)H-hydrate dehydratase — MTYYKSHRDSRDHLVRFPLVTAAQMQSLDQRTIDEAKVRGTILMERAGHGVVQVLEHIFGSPGNIPITILCGKGNNGGDGLVIARLLKQKRARVVVVLLDKPHTLTKDAQSMYRRLRKLAPSLIKIQPSDEALRTSIQKASLIVDALLGTGLSSAVREPYYSAIEYMNDVSVPCLAVDLPSGINSDTGEIMAIATKAQVTVTFGCPKIGLYLGNAINYAGQITTVDIGIPRQYVQELDTSCFLLTPAAISPWLPIREKDSHKGTFGHAGMIAGSPGKTGSAALAARAALRVGAGLVTVATPQSAQPGLDAKLFEPMTQAMPETSTHTLGLNALLPLLDFSKNLTAMAVGPGIGTDVETGEMIRTLLPQLSQPCVVDADALNILAKDLSVLSARKGATILTPHPGEMARLVGHSSAKVINQNRLGIARKFAKKHGVILVLKGARTIIANPDGDIAICDTGNPGMASAGMGDVLTGVIVSFLAQGLMPWEAACTGVCLHGLAGDLAAKMVGEAGLIATDLVEHLPHAIQSIVSQE, encoded by the coding sequence ATGACTTATTACAAAAGCCATAGAGACAGTCGGGATCACCTGGTTCGTTTTCCACTCGTCACTGCCGCCCAAATGCAATCACTCGATCAACGCACGATCGATGAGGCCAAGGTCAGAGGAACAATACTCATGGAACGGGCCGGACATGGCGTTGTTCAGGTGCTGGAACACATCTTTGGTTCACCAGGAAACATCCCCATCACTATCCTCTGTGGTAAAGGCAACAATGGAGGAGATGGCCTCGTCATCGCTCGTCTCCTTAAACAAAAGCGAGCTCGAGTCGTGGTGGTACTGTTGGACAAACCTCACACGCTCACGAAGGATGCTCAAAGCATGTACCGCCGGCTTCGTAAGCTTGCTCCTTCTCTCATCAAAATCCAACCTTCAGACGAAGCTCTTCGTACATCCATCCAAAAGGCTTCCCTCATTGTTGATGCCCTACTTGGAACAGGATTGTCTTCCGCCGTCAGAGAGCCGTACTATTCTGCCATTGAATACATGAATGATGTTTCTGTACCTTGCCTTGCCGTTGATCTTCCGTCCGGCATCAATAGCGACACCGGTGAAATTATGGCCATCGCCACAAAAGCGCAGGTTACCGTGACATTTGGTTGCCCTAAAATCGGCCTTTACTTAGGCAATGCGATCAACTATGCCGGCCAGATCACCACGGTTGATATTGGGATTCCCCGACAGTATGTCCAAGAATTAGATACCTCGTGTTTCCTGTTGACTCCTGCCGCAATCTCGCCTTGGCTCCCCATCAGAGAAAAGGATTCTCATAAAGGTACGTTTGGCCATGCCGGGATGATCGCAGGCTCACCGGGTAAAACTGGATCGGCTGCCTTAGCGGCTCGAGCCGCATTGCGCGTTGGAGCCGGGTTGGTCACCGTCGCGACACCTCAATCGGCACAGCCAGGGTTGGATGCGAAACTCTTCGAACCCATGACCCAGGCAATGCCGGAAACATCAACGCACACATTGGGTCTCAATGCCCTCCTGCCTCTACTCGATTTTTCAAAAAACCTCACAGCGATGGCCGTGGGACCAGGGATCGGGACGGATGTTGAGACCGGAGAAATGATCAGAACATTGCTTCCACAACTGTCACAGCCCTGTGTGGTCGATGCGGATGCCTTGAATATTCTTGCGAAAGACCTGTCGGTGCTTTCCGCACGTAAAGGCGCGACCATTCTTACCCCACACCCGGGAGAAATGGCCAGGCTTGTCGGTCATTCTTCGGCAAAAGTGATCAACCAAAACCGCCTTGGCATTGCCAGAAAATTCGCCAAGAAACATGGAGTCATTCTCGTATTAAAAGGCGCTCGAACCATCATCGCCAATCCTGACGGAGACATCGCCATTTGTGATACTGGAAACCCCGGAATGGCAAGTGCAGGAATGGGGGATGTCTTGACCGGAGTGATCGTGAGCTTTTTGGCCCAAGGCCTGATGCCCTGGGAAGCAGCCTGTACCGGCGTTTGCCTACATGGATTAGCCGGAGATCTGGCAGCCAAAATGGTCGGGGAAGCAGGCTTGATAGCGACTGACCTCGTTGAACATCTTCCGCACGCGATTCAGAGTATTGTTTCTCAAGAATAG